Sequence from the Mycobacteriales bacterium genome:
GTGGATCGGCGACCCTGCCGCCGGTGACGCCGCAGGAGCGGACCGAGGTCGAGCCGGGCGTACGGCCGCAGGCCGACACCGAACCGGAGGCGGAGCCGGGCGGCGGGACCGCGGTCGACACCACCGGGCCGGGCCTGGAGATCCCGGAGTCCGCCGCCGGGCGAATGGCCCGGCTGCGGGGCCGGCTGTCCCGCTCCCAGTCCACCCTCGGCCGCGGCCTGCTCACCCTGCTGTCCCGGGAGAAGCTGGACGAGGACGCCTGGGAGGAGATCGAGGACGCGCTGCTGACCGCGGACGTCGGCGTGGGCGCGACCGGTGAGATCGTCGAGCGGCTGCGGACCCGGACCAAGGTGCTCGGCACCCGCTCCGAGGGCGAGCTGCGGGCGCTGTTGGCCGACGAGCTGGTGACCGCGCTGCAGCCGGACATGGACCGCACCCTGCACACCGTCCCGCACGGCGACGGCCGTCCCGCGGTGCTGCTCGTGGTCGGCGTGAACGGCACCGGCAAGACCACCACCTGCGGCAAGATCGCCCGGCTGCTGGTCGCCGACGGCCGCACGGTGCTGCTTGGCGCGGCCGACACGTTCCGGGCCGCCGCCGCCGACCAGCTGGAGACGTGGGCGAGCCGGGTCGGCGCCCAAGTGGTCCGCGGGCCCGAGGGCGGCGATCCCGCCAGCGTCGCGTTCGACGCGGTCAAGCGCGGCACCGAGACCGAGGACGAGCTCGGCGTCGACACGGTCATCATCGACACCGCCGGCCGGCTGCACACCAAGGTCGGGCTGATGGACGAGCTGGGCAAGGTCAAGCGGGTGATCGAGAAGCAGACCGCGGTCGACGAGACGCTGCTGGTCCTGGACGCCACCACCGGCCAGAACGGGGTCGTGCAGGCCCGCGTGTTCACCGAGGCCGTGAACGTCACCGGCATCGTGCTGACCAAGCTCGACGGCACGGCCAAGGGCGGCATCGTGGTCTCCGTGCAGCGGGAGCTGGGCGTGCCGGTGAAGCTGGTCGGGCTGGGGGAGGGGCCGGACGATCTGGCCCCGTTCGAGCCCGAGTCGTTCGTGGACGCGCTGTTGGGAGAGACCTCGTAGGTCCGGTGGTGTTAGCTGGCGGTCTCGTGCCCGCCAGCCCACCGGAGGACCCGATGTCCTTTTCCCTGGACCGCCGCCGTTTCCTCGGCACCGCGCTGGCCGGGGCGGCGATCGTCGCGTTCGACCCGCTGCGCGGCGGCTGGGTCACCGCGGCCGAGGCGGCCGAGGGCGCGCCGGCGGGCGCGGTGTCCGTACCGGACCTGGACGGGGAGCTGACCACCGACCCGGCCGTGCTGGCCGCGGTGGCCGACGACTTCGGCCACATCGTGCACCGGACGCCGGTCGCGGTGCTGCGGCCGGGCTCGGTCCGGGACGTCGTGGCGCTGGTCCGCTTCGCCGACCGGCACCGGATCGCGGTGTCGATGCGCGGGCAGGGCCACAGCACCGACGGCCAGTCCCAGGTGCACGCCGGGGTGGTGGTGGACTCGACGACGCTGGCCCAGGTGCACGAGATCCGGTCCGACCGGGCCGTCGTGGACGCCGGCGTGACCTGGCTGCAGCTCGTCACCGCCACGCTGGCGCACGGCCTGACCCCGCCGGTCTTCACCGACTACGTCGAGCTGTCCGTCGGCGGGACGATCTCGGTCGGCGGCATCGGCGGCACCACCCAGACGTACGGGATGCAGGTCGACACCGTGCTGGAGCTGGAGGTGGTGACCGGCGAGGGCGAGCTGGTGCGCTGCTCGCCCAGCCGGCACCGGGCCCTGTTCGAGGCCGTGCTGGGCAGCCTGGGCCAGCTCGCGATCGTCGTCCGCGCGACCGTACGGCTGATCCCGGCGCCGGCCGCCGCCCGCGGCTACCAGCTCTTCTACACCGACCTGGACACGTACCTGGCCGACCAGCGGCGGCTGCTGGCCGGGCGCCGGTTCAGCTCGCTGGAGGGGCAGGCGACCCGCAACGCCGCCGACACCGGCTGGGACTTCTTCGTCGACGCCGCGGCGTACCACGACGGGACGCCGCCGGACGACGCCCGGATCACCCGCGGCCTGCGCTTCGACCCGGCCCGGACGGTGGTGACCGACTACACGTACCTGGAGTGGGTCAACCGGCTGAAGCCGACCGTCGACTTCCTCAAGTCGATCGGCGCCTGGACGCTGCCGCACCCCTGGATCGACGTGTTCCTGCCGGACAGCCGGACCCGCGCGGTGGTGGCGGCGACGCTGGACACGCTCACGCTGGCCGACACCGGGCAGGGGCCGGTGCTGCTCTACCCGTTCCGGCCGGGGCTGGTCGGGCCCCGGTTCGTGCAGCGGCCGCGGGAGCCGGTCGCGTTCCTCTTCTCGCTGCTGCGCACGACCGTGCCGCCGGCCGACCCGCTGCGGCAGCGGGCCGACAACCGGGTCCTGTACGACCGGGCGCGGGCCGTCGGCGGCAAGCGCTACCCGGTCGGCTCGGTCCCGCTCACCCCGGCGGACTGGGCCGCGAGCTACGGCGCCGACTACCCGGCCCTGGTCGCGGCGAAGGCGGAGTGGGACCCCCGGCGGGTACTCTCCCCGGGACAGGGGATCTTCGGGCCGCCGCGGTAGCACGACCGGCGCGCCGTGTCCCCGTGACTGCGGGGCTTGCTCCGGACGGGTGAAGATCACCGTTCCGGACGGCGTCCGCCCGGTGTGACGAAACCCGGCCGTAGCGCAAGGGCCGGTGAGTTCACGGCCGGGAAACAGCCGGGATCCGCCTCGGAAACCTCTCGCTGGAACCTTTCTGCCAAACCCCGTCAGCGAGAGGAGGGGCAGTGCCACCGTTCGACTTCAGCACCGTCGACACCGGCGCCACCGCCTGGGTACTTGCCAGCGCTGCGCTGGTACTGCTCATGACCCCCGGCCTGGCGTTCTTCTACAGCGGCATGGTCCGCGCGAAGCACGCCCTGGCCATGCTCATGCAGAACTACGTCACCATCGCCATCGTCAGCCTGGTCTGGGTGGTGTGCGGCTTCTCCCTCGCCTTCGGCGAGGGCAACGGCTTCATCGGCGACTTCCGGCTGGCCGGCCTGCAGCACATCGGCGACCAGCTCCCCGGCTACGCGGACAGCTTCGCGCAGGTCATCCCGCCGATGGTGTTCGTCGTCTTCCAGCTCATGTTCGCGGTGATCACCCCGGCCCTGATCCTGGGCTCGACCGCGGACCGGTGGAAGTTCGGCGCCTTCGTGCCGTTCATCGCGCTGTGGTCCATCCTGGTCTACAGCCCGGTCGCCCACTGGGTGTTCTCGCCCGAGGGGTGGCTGTTCAAGAGGGGCGCGCTCGACTTCGCCGGTGGCACCGTGGTGCACATCAACGCCGGTGTCGCGGGTCTCGCACTGGCGATCTTCCTGGGCAAGCGGCGCGGCTGGCCGAGCCAGCCGATGCGGCCGCACAACGTGCCGTTCGTCCTGCTCGGCGCCGGCCTGCTGTGGTTCGGCTGGTTCGGGTTCAACGCCGGCTCGGCGCTGGGTGCCAACCAGCTGGCCGGGTACGCCTTCGTCAACACCAACACCGCCACCGCGGTCGCGATGCTGGCCTGGCTCGGCGTGGAGAAGCTCCGCGACGGCAGGGCCACCACGCTCGGCGCGGCGTCCGGTGCGGTCGCCGGCCTGGTCGCGATCACCCCGTGCGCGGGCTTCATCAGCCCGCTCGGCTCGATCGCGGTCGGTGCCATCGCCGGCGGCGCGTGCGCCCTGGCCGTGGCGCTGAAGGGCATGGTCCGCATCGACGACTCGCTCGACGTCGTCGCGGTCCACCTCATCGGCGGCATCCTCGGCTCGCTCTGCGTCGGCCTGTTCGCGACCGTCGACACCAACCCGCTCGGCGCGGACGGCCTGTTCTACGGCGGCGGTTTCGGGTTACTGGGCAAGCAGGCGCTCGCGGTCATCGCGGTCATGGCGTACTCGTTCGTCATGACGATGATCATCGCGTTCGTGATCAACCTGGTGATCAAGATGCGGGTGCCGGCGGACGAGGAGGACGAGGGCCTCGATTACGCGCTGCACGGCGAGACGGCGTACGAGTTCAGTACTCTCGGCGGCTCCGTCGGTGCCGTTCCGATGTCCGACTCCGAGCGGGCGCCGGCGCACCACCACCGTGAGGAGGTCGCTCCGTGAAGCTCGTGACCGCGATCGTCAAGCCGTTCAAGCTCGAAGACGTGAAGGCGGCGCTGGAGACACTCGGCGTGCTCGGGCTGACCGTCAGCGAGGTCCGCGGCTACGGCCGGCAGAAGGGCCACACCGAGGTCTACCGCGGCGCGGAGTACACAGTGGACCTGGTGCCGAAGATCCGGCTCGAGGTGCTCGTGGACGACCTCGACGCGGACAAGGTCGTGGACACCGTGATGGAGGCTGCGCGCACCGGCAAGATCGGTGACGGCAAGGTCTGGGTCACCCCGGTCGACTCGGTCGTGCGGGTCCGTACCGGCGAGCGCGGAGCAGACGCGCTCTGAGCACGTCCAGGACCCGGTCCGGTGCGGTGACCCCCGCGCCGGACCGGGTCCTGTGTGCGTACAGGGGGACGCGGTGGTGAAGCCCGCCGCGTCGCGACTGCGCGAGGGCCGGGCCGTGCTGCTCGGCAACGGCCTGCACGGCAAGGCGCTGCGGGACGCGCTCACCGGCCTGTACGACGAGTGGCTGGCCGAGGTGTACGCGGCCGCGGCCGGCCCCGCAGCGGACGTCGCGCTGGTCGCCGTGGGCGGGCTGGGCCGCCGCGAGCCCGCGCCGTACTCGGACCTGGACCTGGTGCTGCTGCACCGGGGCCGGTCCGGGATCGAGGAGCTGGCCGACGCGGTCTGGTACCCGGTCTGGGACGCCCGGGTCGGCCTGGACCACTCGGTCCGTACGGTCGACGAGGCCCTCGGGGTGGCCAAGGACGACCTCAAGGCCGCGCTCGGGCTGCTGGAGCTGCGGCACCTGGCCGGGGACGCGGCGCTCTCGCACGAGCTGCGCGAGAAGGCGTACGCGGGCTGGCGGCAGGCCTCGCCGCGGCGGCTGCCGGAGTTGCGGGCGGCGACGCTGGGCCGCTGGCGTACGGCCGGGGAGCTGGCGTTCCTGCTGGAGCCCGACCTCAAGGAGGCCCGCGGCGGGTTGCGGGACGTGCACGCGCTGCACGCGCTGGCCGCCGCCCAGCTGCTGGACGCGCCCGGGCCGGCCGTGATCGCCGCCCGCGAGGTCCTGCTGGACACCCGGGGCGAGCTGCAGAAGCGGTCCGGCCGGGCGCTGGACCGGCTGGTGCAGCAGGAGCAGCCCTCGATCGCCGACGCCCTCGGCCGGCCCGACGCCGACGACCTGCTGCGCGCGGTCTCCGACGCCGGGCGCACGATCGCCTTCGCCGCCGACACCGCCTGGCGCCAGGTCGGGTCCGAGCTGGAGGCCCGCCGCCGCAGCCGGTCGCTGACCCGGGTGCTGCCCGGCCGCCGCAACCCCGCGGTGCAGCGCCGGCCGCTGGCCGAGGGCGTGGTCGAGCAGGGTGGCGAGGTCGTGCTGGCCCGCGACGCCGACCCCTGGACCGACCCGGTGCTGGTGCTGCGCGTGGCCGCCGCCGCCGCCCGGTCCGGCCTGCCGCTGGCGCCGCACGCGCTGGACCGGCTGGAGACCGAGTCCGCGCCGATCCCGTCGCCCTGGCCGGCCGAGGCCCGGGACGCGTTCGTGGACCTGCTCGGCACCGGCCACCGCGCGGTCCCGGTGCTGGAGGCGCTGGACCGGGCCGGCCTGCTGGTCCGGCTGATCCCGGAGTGGGCCGCGGTCCGGTCCAGGCCGCAGCGCAACCCGGTGCACCGCTTCACCGTCGACCGGCACCTGATGGAGGCCGCGGCCGAGGCGGCCGCGCTGACCCGGACCGTGGCCCGGCCGGACCTGCTGCTGCTCGGCGCGTTCTTGCACGACCTCGGCAAGGGCTTCCCGGGCGACCACACCGACGCCGGGGTGGCGGTGGTGCGCGAGCTCGGCCCCCGCCTGGGCCTCCCGTACGGGGACGCGGCCACGATCGTGGCGATGATCCGGCACCACCTGCTGCTGCCGGACACCGCGACCCGCCGCGACCTCGCCGACCCGGTCACCGTACGGACCGTGGTCGATGCCGTGGACGGCTCCCGCGACCTGCTCGACCTGCTGCACGGGCTGGCCGTCGCCGACGGCCTGGCCACCGGCCCGGCGGCCTGGACGGACTGGAAGGCCGACCTCGTGGCCGAGCTGGTGGACCGGGCCCGGGACGCGGTCGCCGGGCAGCCGCCGCAGCCGCCGCCGGTGCTCACCGCGGCCCAGCGCGAGCTGGCCGAGTCCAGCTCCGGCGGGGTCGCGGTGCGGATCGACGGGGACGCGGTCACGGTGGCCGCGCCGGACATGCCCGGACTGCTCAGCCGGACCGCGGGCGTGCTGGCGCTGCACCAGCTCGACGTCCGGGCGGCCAGCGCGGTCACCCTCGGCCCCACCGCGGTGGACGTGTTCACGGTCAGCCCACGCTTCGGCCGCGGCCCCGACCCGGCGCTGCTGCGGGCGGACGTGACCCGGGCGCTGGCCGGCTCGCTGCCGCTGGCGGACAAGCTCGCCGCCAAGGAGGCCGCGTACGGCCCCGGGGACGCGCAGGCGCCGCCGCGGGTGCTCTGGTTCGACGGCGCGGCGACCGGCGCGACCGTGCTGGAGCTGCGGGCCGCCGACGCGGCCGGGCTGCTGCACCGGGTCACCGCCGCGCTGGAGCGCTCCGGGCTCGACGTCCGCGGGGCCAGGGTCAGCACCCTCGGCGGCGCCGCGGTCGACGCGTTCTACGTCGTCGGCGCCGACGGGACCCCGGTGACGGACCCGGACGTACGCCGGGCCGTCACCGAGGTCGTCCTCACTGCTGCTGGTACGTCGGGGTGATGATCGCGCGGGCCAGCGTGTGGAACAGCACGTTGAACGCGACGAAGGTCGGGGTCGCGTCCGGGTCCACGCCCAGGTGCTCGACATCCAGGGCGTGCACGGCGAAGACGTACCGGTGCACGACGTCGCCCGCCGGCGGCGCGGCCCCGTCCCACTGCCGCAGGCCGAAGTCGTCCCGGACGTGGAACGCGCCCTCGGGCAGGCTGTCGTCGTCCTTCCCGGCCCCGGTGTCGAGCGACGTGACGCTCGCCGGGATGTCCACCGCGGTCCAGTGCCAGAAGCCCGACGGGGTCGGGGCGTCCGGGTCGAAGCAGTTCACCACGTAGCTCTTGGTGCCCTCGGGCGCGCCGGACCAGGACAGCTGGGGCGAGAGGTTCTGCCCGCCGGCCGAGTCGTGCGCGAACGTCAGGTCCATCTGGGCGCCCTCGGTGACGTCCGTGCTGGTCACCGTGAACGTCGGCACAGCGGGCAACAGGTCGTACGGAAGCGGGGCGGTGGGTCGGTCCAGGGACGGCATGCGGGGTTCTTCCTTTCGCTACGGGTTCAGTCGATCAACGAATCCTGGTCGCGGCGGGTTCACCAGCCGCGCAGGTCGACGGGCCAGGTATCGACGACGGTCGCATCAGGGCCGTCTCCGGTGACCAGGTGCATCCGGTCGTGCAGGGCGACGGTCGGGTCGACGTGCGCGGGCAGCACCCGGACCCGGTCCCCGACGACCACCGACCGCGGCTCGTCCGGCGCGTACGTGGTGTGCTCGTCGGAGCAGAACCAGACCGTCGCGCCCGGGATCGTGGGGTTGCCGTGGTCCATCCCCAGCGACTTCAGCCCGACGTCCGCGACCACCCAGGGCGGCTGGATCTCGCTGCTGGGCGGGGCCGCGGAGACCACCGTCCCGAGCACGGTCAGTGCCGGCCGGAACGGCAGCCCGACCGCCCCGTACGCGGTGTCCATCAGCGCGTACGACCCGGCCTGGATCTCGGTCGCCACGGTGTTGTCGGCGTACGTCCCGGTGCCGCCGGCCGAGACGATGTCGCCGCCGACGTCGGCCGCGGCCCGGGCCAGCAGGGCCATGCTGTCCGCGGTCATCGTGCGGCGCTGGGCGGCGTCCGGCAGCAGCATGAGGTGGCCCTCGTAGCCCATCACGCCGCGGACGGTGAGGCCCTTGGCGCGGGCCAGGTCGGCGATCCGGCCGGCGTCCTCGGGGGCGCAGCCGCAGCGGGGGAGCCCGACGTTGACGTCGACGAGGACCTCGCGGACGCCGCCCCGGGACGCCGCCCCGACCGTCTGCTCCGAGTCGACCGCGACGGTGATCCGGGCCCGGTCGGCCAGCGCCCCGAGCCGGGTCGTGTCCAGCACCTCGTTGGCCAGCAGCAGGTCCTCGCCGAGCCCGGCCGCGACCATGCCCTCGACCTCGCGGACCGTGGCGCAGGTGAAGGCGCGGGCGCCGTGGGCGGCCTGGCGGGCGGCCAGGGCGGTGGTCTTGTGCGCCTTGACGTGCGGGCGCAGCCGCGGGCCCGGCAGCGCGGCGGCCATCGTGCTCAGGTTGTGCTCCAGCGCGGTGGCGTCCACGAGCAGCGCCGGCGTCTGCAGGTCGGTGACCTTCACGGCGCGAGACTAGGCCGGGTCGGCCCGTCGCCGTGCTCGGGACGGCTGACCGCCCGACGACGGGCGCGCGAGGCACGCAGGTTGGCGGCGTTGCCGCAGCGGCGGACGTCGTGCCAGACGCCGGAGTTGTTGCGGCTGCGGTCGTAGAAGGCGACCGCGCAGGCCGGCTTGCGGCAGAGCTTGAGGCGGGACCAGGTGCCGTCCCGCTGGGCCAGCAGCGCCTCGGTCAGCACGGTCGCGGCGATCCACTGCGCGCCCGTGCCGCGGGCCTGCGTCCCGACCGTCCCGGCGGCCGGGTCGAGCGTGAGACGCACCGTGCCGGCCACCCCACCGCCGTGGTGGCCGCCGGCCGTCCCTCCGCCGGGCGTCCCTCCGCCGGGCGTCCCGCCGGGCGGCCCGCCGGGCGGCCCGGCGGGCGCGGCGTCGCCGGGGCGGTCGCCGCCGAGCGCGTGACTGAGGGCGGCGCGCAGCGTGCGGAGGCGGGGGAGGTCGGCGTCGGTGAGCTCGACCGGGGCCAGGTCGCGGGCGGTGCCGAGCTCGGCCAGCAGGTCGGCCTGCCCACCCGCGGCCTTGGTGTTGAGCAGTTCCTGGACCAGCGCGAGGCCGCCCGGGGCGACGCCGACGCCGTACCGCCCGGTGGCCGGAAGTGACATACCTCAACTCTATACGGCTCTGTCAGTTCAGGGGCTACGGTGGGCCTATGGAGACGAGAGTCAGCATCGCGGGCGGGTCGGGACGGGTCGGCGGGGAGCTCACCCGGCGACTGCGGCGGGCGGGGGTGCCGGTCCGGGTGCTCACCCGCGACCCGGCCGCGGCCCGGTCCCGGCTGGCCGATCCCGGGGTGGAGCTCGCCGCGGTCGACTTCGCCGACCCGGCGACGCTGCGGGCCGCGTTCGCCGGTTCGGCCGCGGCGTTCCTCGCCACCGGCACCCATGAGCGCCAGGTCGCCGACGAGATCGCGCTGGCCGACGCGGCCGTCGCGGCCGGCGTGCCGCACCTGGTCACCCTGTCCGTACGGGGGTCGGGGCTGGGCGAGGACAGCACGGTGCTGCGCTGGCACGGGCAGATCGACGCGCACCTGGCCGGGCTGCCGGTGGCCGCGACCGTGCTGCGGCCGGCGACGTACGTGGACATGATGCTGCGGGTCGCGGCCACGCTGGCCGCCGGCGCCGGCTGGGGCGGTCTGGCCGGCGCCGGCGCGATCAGCGCGATCGACAGCCGGGACGTCGCCGCGGTGGCCGCGGTGGTGCTGCGGGACGGCGCAGGCAGGCACGGCGGCCGGGCCTACGACCTGACCGGACCGGCCGCGGTCACGATGCCGGAGCTGTCCGGGCTGCTCGGCGTCGCGCTGCACCGCCCGGTGCCGTACGCGGTCCGGACCGAGGCGGAGCAGCGCGCGGTGCTCGCCGCGGCCGGCTTCGTCCCGCTGATGGTCGACGTGCTGGTGGAGATCGACCGGCTGATCGGCAGCGGCGTCTCGGCCGGCACGACGCCGACGGTCCGGGAGCTGACCGGGCGCCCGCCGTACCCGGCCGCCGACTCGGTGGCCGGCCACCTCGGGTTCTTCGCGGCCGCCCGGTCGGCATGAGCGCGCGGACGCTCGGGGTCGCGGGGTTCGGCACGTTCCTGGCGATGATGGCGTACACGGCGCCGCTGGCGACGTTGCCGGCGATCGCGGCCGACCTCGGGGCCGGGGTGTCGGCGTCGTCCTGGATCGTCGCCGCGATGAGCGTCGGGTTCGCGGTCGCGCTGGTGCCCACCGGGGCGCTCGGCGACGACATCGGGCGGCGGCGGGTGTTCACCGCCGGCGCCGTGCTGCTGGCGCTGTCCTGCGTGCTGGCCGCGGTCGCGCCGGACGCCTCGGTGCTGATCGCGGCCCGGATCGTGCAGGGCCTGGGCGCGGCCGCGGTGCTGGCCTGCGGGCTGGCGCTGATCGGCGCGGCGTACCCGCCCGGTCCGGCCCGGGCCGGCGCCACCGCCTGGTGGGGCGCGATGTTCGGGGCCGGCGTCGCGGTCGGGCCGCTGCTGATGGCGCTGGTCCAGCACGGGACGAGCTGGCGGGTCACGTACGGGGTGCTGGCCCTGCTCGGGCTCGGGCTGGCCCTGGCCGGCCCGGCGCTGCTGACCGAGTCCACGCTGGGCCGGCACCGCGGCGTCGACGCGGCCGGTGCGCTGCTGCTCGCGGCCGGCCTGGGCTGCCTGCTGACCGCGCTGACCGAGGGCCGGCAGGGGTGGGGGCGGCCGTCGGTGCTGGTCCTGCTGGTGGCCGCGGCCGCGTTCCTGGCCGCGTTCCCGGTCCACCAGCTGCGGGCCCGGGACCCGATGATCGACCTGCGGGCGTTCCGGCGGCCTCGGCTGCGGTCGGCCACGATCGGCGCGTTCGCCACCGGGATCGGGATCATCGCGATCAGCTCGTACACGCCGACGCTGCTGCAGCGCGGGCTCGGGCGGGGCGCGCTGCTCTCGGCCGTGCTGCTGCTGGCCTGGTCGGCGACGAGCTCCGCGGCGGCGCTGGCGGTGCGGGTGCTGCCCGAGCGCTGGAGCGGCACGGCCCGGCTGGGCGGCGGGCTGCTGCTGGTCGCGCTCGGGCTGGCGGCGCTGTCCGGGCTGTCGGTGACGGCCTCGCCCGGCCGGCTGGTCGCCGGGCTCGTGGTCGCCGGCATCGGCACCGGCGTGGCCACCGCGACGCTCGGCCGGGAGGCGGTCGCCAGCATGCCGCCGGACCAGGCCGGCACCGGCAGCGGCATCAACAACACCAGCCGGTACGTCGGGGCCGCGCTCGGCGTGACGATCGTGGCCGCGCTCGCCACCGGCTCCCGCCCGGCCACCGTGGTCTCCGGCTGGAACGAGGCCTGCTGGGTCTGCGCCGCGGCCACCCTCCTCGGCGCCGCCCTCGTCGTCGCCTCCGCCCGGGTGCCGGCGACCTCAGCGGTCGCACCGGCGTGAGCGGTCAGTTGCCGCCGGAGAGGGCGAAGAAGCGGTCGCCTGGTCCGCCGGCGCCGTCTGAGCCGTCGTGCGCTCTCGGTACGGTGGGGTGATGCGCGAGCACTGGCGGAACTGGGCCGGCGACCAGACGGCCCGGCCCGCCCGGGTGCTCGCGCCCGCCGACACCGGCGCGGTGGTGACCGCGGTCAAGGAGGCCGCCCGGGACGGCCTGACCGTCCGGATGGCCGGCTCCGGGCACTCGTTCACCGCCGCCGCGGTCACCGACGGCGTGCTGCTGGACCCGACCCGGCTCACCGGCGTGGTCGCGATCGCGGGCGACCGGGTGACCGTGCGGGCCGGCACCCGGCTGCACGAGCTGTCCCTGCTGCTGGCCCAGCACGGGCTGGCGCTGGAGAACCTCGGCGACATCGACGTGCAGACCGTGGCCGGGGCGATCTCCACCGGCACCCACGGCACCGGCCTGGCGTACGGCGGGCTGGCCACCCAGGTGCTCGGGCTGGAGCTGGTCACCGGCGACGGCTCGATCGTGCAGGCCGACGGCGACCTGCTGGCGGCGGCGTCGGTCGGGCTGGGCGCCTTCGGGGTGATCACCACGGTGACGCTGCGGTGCGTGCCGGCGTTCGCGCTGCGGGCGGAGGAGTCCGCCGCCACGCTGCCGGACCTGCTCGGCCGCTGGGAGACGCTGCCGGCCGAGGCCGACCACGTCGAGTTCTACTGGTGGCCGCACACGGCCGACTGCCAGCTCAAGCGCAACACCCGGGTGCCGCTGGCGGAGCTGGACCCGCTGCCCCGCTGGCGGGCGGTCCTGGACGACGAGATCGTCGCGAACGCGCTGTTCGGCGCGGTCTGCCGGGCCGGCGTCCGGGTCCCGGCGCTGGTCCCGCCGGCGAACAGGCTGGCGACCCGGCTGCTGGGGGAGCGGACGTACACCGACCGGTCCCACAAGGTGTTCTCGCACCCCCGCCGGGTGCGCTTCCACGAGACCGAGTGGGCGATGCCGCGAGACCTGCTGCCGGACGTGCTGCGGGAGCTGGACACGACGATCCGCCGGCGCGGCTGGCGGATCTCCTTCCCGGTCGAGGTCCGGGTCGCGGCGGCCGACGACCGCTGGCTGTCCACCGCGTACGGGCGGGAGACCGCCTACCTGGCCGCGCACCGCTACGTCCGCGAGCCCTGGCAGGAGTACGTCGACGCGGTCGCCGCCGTCGTGCACGAGGTCGCCGGCGACACCGCCCGGCCGCACTGGGGCAAGCTGCACGAGCTGTCCGCCGGCGAGCTCGCCCCCCGCTACCCGCGCTACGCCGAGGCCCGGGCGTTACGAGCCTCCTGCGACCCG
This genomic interval carries:
- a CDS encoding NmrA family NAD(P)-binding protein is translated as METRVSIAGGSGRVGGELTRRLRRAGVPVRVLTRDPAAARSRLADPGVELAAVDFADPATLRAAFAGSAAAFLATGTHERQVADEIALADAAVAAGVPHLVTLSVRGSGLGEDSTVLRWHGQIDAHLAGLPVAATVLRPATYVDMMLRVAATLAAGAGWGGLAGAGAISAIDSRDVAAVAAVVLRDGAGRHGGRAYDLTGPAAVTMPELSGLLGVALHRPVPYAVRTEAEQRAVLAAAGFVPLMVDVLVEIDRLIGSGVSAGTTPTVRELTGRPPYPAADSVAGHLGFFAAARSA
- a CDS encoding MFS transporter — its product is MSARTLGVAGFGTFLAMMAYTAPLATLPAIAADLGAGVSASSWIVAAMSVGFAVALVPTGALGDDIGRRRVFTAGAVLLALSCVLAAVAPDASVLIAARIVQGLGAAAVLACGLALIGAAYPPGPARAGATAWWGAMFGAGVAVGPLLMALVQHGTSWRVTYGVLALLGLGLALAGPALLTESTLGRHRGVDAAGALLLAAGLGCLLTALTEGRQGWGRPSVLVLLVAAAAFLAAFPVHQLRARDPMIDLRAFRRPRLRSATIGAFATGIGIIAISSYTPTLLQRGLGRGALLSAVLLLAWSATSSAAALAVRVLPERWSGTARLGGGLLLVALGLAALSGLSVTASPGRLVAGLVVAGIGTGVATATLGREAVASMPPDQAGTGSGINNTSRYVGAALGVTIVAALATGSRPATVVSGWNEACWVCAAATLLGAALVVASARVPATSAVAPA
- a CDS encoding D-arabinono-1,4-lactone oxidase; translated protein: MREHWRNWAGDQTARPARVLAPADTGAVVTAVKEAARDGLTVRMAGSGHSFTAAAVTDGVLLDPTRLTGVVAIAGDRVTVRAGTRLHELSLLLAQHGLALENLGDIDVQTVAGAISTGTHGTGLAYGGLATQVLGLELVTGDGSIVQADGDLLAAASVGLGAFGVITTVTLRCVPAFALRAEESAATLPDLLGRWETLPAEADHVEFYWWPHTADCQLKRNTRVPLAELDPLPRWRAVLDDEIVANALFGAVCRAGVRVPALVPPANRLATRLLGERTYTDRSHKVFSHPRRVRFHETEWAMPRDLLPDVLRELDTTIRRRGWRISFPVEVRVAAADDRWLSTAYGRETAYLAAHRYVREPWQEYVDAVAAVVHEVAGDTARPHWGKLHELSAGELAPRYPRYAEARALRASCDPEGRFVNGYTLRVLGPVSY